A genomic stretch from Candidatus Avedoeria danica includes:
- a CDS encoding CRTAC1 family protein, with the protein MRTGWTAAALIVLAAACSPAAAPSAVPPTTAPLTASATLRFDDVTAESGVAFTHVATYTSAKLMPEIMGSGVAVVDVNRDGAPDLIAINSGAAGAAERPAGAANRLYLGDGKGAFRDATDEWRLPSAGYGMGVAAGDIDGDGWTDIALTAYGDGMRLLRNTGAAFEDVSGGSGIPGDIGWGSSAGFFDADRDGDLDLFVARYLEYDDATAQPCFEGGIQVYCTPLLFKGQSDKLFLNDGRGVFTDASAEAGISALTANGLALSLVDIDRDGDVDAFVANDISPNHLWLNDGAGRFTDSALRAGVALSSDGRTQAGMGVDAGDPNGDGQVDLAIAYFENEPLSLMRQRTGLLFNEVNDASGIGQSARGRLKWGTAFLDADNDGDEDLAVAAGHIFDNAADVRPGTTFAQSNLLYENDDQGGFSDVSAAAGSAFTAPFVNRGLATGDLDGDGSVDVVFSRNNGPLAIGRNDSAGRGGWISLWLEGAGGNRSAIGARIKAVVGDRVIYRQVTGAASYLSVSDRRVHVGLGSADRAEVVAIRWPDGTEQDLGDVAGGAFYRVVQGAAPERYVPGATVIAP; encoded by the coding sequence GTGCGCACGGGCTGGACCGCAGCCGCGCTCATCGTCCTTGCCGCTGCGTGCTCGCCAGCCGCGGCGCCGAGCGCCGTGCCGCCGACGACCGCGCCGCTCACGGCGTCCGCGACCCTGCGCTTCGACGACGTCACCGCGGAGTCCGGCGTCGCGTTCACGCACGTCGCGACCTACACGTCGGCGAAGCTCATGCCCGAAATCATGGGCTCCGGCGTGGCGGTCGTCGACGTGAACCGCGACGGGGCGCCGGATCTCATCGCGATCAACAGCGGTGCGGCCGGCGCCGCGGAGCGACCGGCGGGCGCCGCGAACCGGCTCTACCTCGGCGACGGCAAGGGCGCGTTCCGGGACGCGACGGACGAGTGGCGGCTGCCGAGCGCGGGCTACGGCATGGGCGTCGCGGCGGGCGACATCGACGGCGACGGTTGGACGGACATCGCGCTGACGGCATACGGCGACGGGATGCGGCTGCTGCGCAACACCGGGGCCGCGTTCGAGGACGTTTCGGGCGGCAGCGGGATCCCGGGCGATATCGGCTGGGGATCGAGCGCCGGGTTCTTCGACGCCGACCGCGACGGCGACCTCGACCTCTTCGTCGCGCGCTACCTGGAATACGACGATGCCACGGCCCAGCCGTGCTTCGAGGGCGGGATCCAGGTCTACTGCACGCCGCTCCTCTTCAAGGGGCAGTCCGACAAGCTCTTCTTGAACGACGGCCGCGGCGTGTTCACCGATGCCTCGGCCGAGGCCGGGATCAGCGCGCTGACCGCCAACGGTCTCGCCCTTTCCCTGGTGGACATCGACCGGGACGGCGACGTCGATGCGTTCGTCGCCAACGACATCAGCCCGAACCACCTCTGGCTGAACGACGGCGCCGGCCGCTTCACGGACAGCGCGCTGCGGGCCGGGGTCGCGCTCAGCTCGGACGGCCGGACCCAGGCCGGCATGGGCGTCGACGCCGGGGATCCGAACGGCGACGGGCAGGTGGATCTGGCGATCGCGTACTTCGAGAACGAGCCGCTCAGCCTGATGCGCCAGCGCACCGGACTCCTCTTCAATGAGGTGAACGACGCCAGCGGCATCGGCCAGTCGGCACGCGGCCGCCTGAAGTGGGGCACCGCCTTCCTCGACGCCGACAACGACGGCGACGAGGATCTGGCCGTGGCCGCCGGCCACATCTTCGACAACGCCGCCGACGTCCGGCCGGGCACGACGTTCGCCCAGTCGAACCTGCTCTACGAGAACGACGACCAAGGCGGCTTCAGCGACGTCAGCGCCGCCGCCGGTTCGGCCTTCACGGCGCCGTTCGTGAACCGCGGCCTCGCCACGGGCGATCTCGACGGGGACGGGTCGGTGGACGTCGTGTTCAGCCGGAACAACGGGCCGCTCGCGATCGGGCGGAACGACTCGGCCGGACGCGGCGGTTGGATCAGCCTCTGGCTCGAGGGCGCGGGCGGCAACCGCTCGGCGATCGGAGCGCGGATCAAGGCCGTGGTCGGGGACCGCGTGATCTACCGGCAGGTCACCGGCGCGGCGAGCTACCTCTCGGTATCGGATCGAAGGGTCCACGTCGGGCTCGGATCAGCGGATCGGGCCGAAGTGGTGGCCATCCGCTGGCCCGACGGAACCGAGCAGGATCTGGGCGACGTCGCGGGCGGTGCGTTCTACCGCGTCGTACAGGGCGCGGCGCCGGAGCGCTACGTGCCGGGGGCCACGGTCATCGCCCCGTGA
- a CDS encoding SIS domain-containing protein, with amino-acid sequence MTDAVEPGDAAAANPMAGDPMAALVAALPTQLVDTRRRLAGWTLPLAPGRPAIQAVVVCGMGGSAIAADIVAGALSDRAVLPITVVRSAHLPGWVGPDTLVVASSHSGRTRETRLAWQAARRAGARVVVVTAGEDFAAEARDAGAAVIAIPPGGPPRAALGHGIAAMLTVLEAAGAVPPGCDVGAAAAAQTVLDGAFGDALSPSALADALVERVPLLYAADALAPVARRWKGQLNENAKALAVTDTLPEMFHNTVVGFGHPSWLAERATAVFLGALDVALAGGEVGVQVIRSGSSDRAEAAARAEDVDRSDAHEHLGTAGMRTLLEDRGIASVRVVAPHPHGLAAALWLVSYGDVLSLALAARYTEAPTPIAAIDELKRRVGAAREGPRAG; translated from the coding sequence ATGACGGACGCCGTCGAACCGGGCGATGCAGCAGCCGCCAACCCGATGGCCGGCGACCCGATGGCCGCCCTCGTCGCAGCACTGCCCACGCAGCTCGTCGACACGCGCCGCCGGCTGGCGGGCTGGACGCTGCCCTTGGCGCCTGGCCGGCCCGCAATCCAGGCGGTCGTCGTGTGCGGCATGGGCGGCTCGGCGATCGCGGCCGACATCGTCGCCGGCGCGCTGTCCGATCGGGCGGTGCTGCCGATCACGGTCGTCCGCAGCGCACACCTGCCGGGTTGGGTCGGTCCCGACACACTCGTCGTCGCGTCCAGCCACTCCGGCCGGACGAGGGAGACGCGCCTCGCATGGCAGGCGGCGCGCCGCGCTGGCGCGCGGGTCGTCGTGGTGACGGCGGGCGAGGACTTTGCCGCTGAGGCGCGCGACGCCGGCGCCGCGGTGATCGCGATCCCGCCCGGCGGTCCGCCGCGCGCCGCGCTCGGCCACGGGATCGCGGCGATGCTCACCGTCCTCGAGGCCGCCGGCGCCGTGCCGCCCGGCTGCGACGTGGGCGCTGCGGCTGCGGCACAGACAGTGCTGGACGGCGCGTTTGGCGACGCGCTGTCGCCGTCCGCGCTCGCGGACGCGCTCGTCGAGCGCGTGCCGCTGCTGTACGCGGCGGACGCGCTGGCGCCGGTCGCGCGGCGGTGGAAGGGCCAGCTCAACGAGAACGCCAAGGCGTTGGCCGTGACGGACACGCTGCCCGAGATGTTCCACAACACCGTCGTCGGTTTCGGCCATCCGTCATGGCTGGCCGAACGGGCGACGGCGGTGTTCCTGGGGGCACTGGATGTGGCGCTGGCGGGCGGAGAGGTGGGCGTGCAGGTGATTCGAAGCGGATCGTCCGATCGAGCGGAAGCGGCCGCCCGAGCCGAGGACGTCGATCGATCCGACGCGCACGAGCACCTCGGCACGGCAGGGATGCGCACGCTCCTCGAGGACCGCGGAATCGCTTCGGTCCGTGTCGTCGCGCCGCATCCGCACGGTCTGGCGGCGGCCCTTTGGCTCGTCTCATACGGCGACGTGCTCAGCTTGGCGCTGGCGGCACGCTACACCGAGGCGCCGACGCCGATCGCGGCGATTGACGAGCTCAAGCGGCGGGTCGGTGCGGCGCGGGAAGGGCCGCGTGCTGGCTGA